The proteins below are encoded in one region of Triticum aestivum cultivar Chinese Spring chromosome 1B, IWGSC CS RefSeq v2.1, whole genome shotgun sequence:
- the LOC123084503 gene encoding NADPH-dependent aldo-keto reductase, chloroplastic-like has translation MEKLYDAGKARAIGVSNFSTKKLGDLLVVARVRPAVNQVECHPGWQQSKLHTFCQSTGIHLSAYSSLGSPGTPWMNSNVLQEPVITLIANKLGKTPAQVALCWNIQMAHTVLPKSLNEERIKQNLDVYDWSIPDDLLAIFTKIKQVRQFRGDFTVNPQSVYKTHEELWDGEV, from the exons ATGGAAAAGTTATATGATGCTGGAAAAGCTCGTGCAATAGGTGTGAGTAACTTCTCAACAAAGAAATTGGGTGACTTGCTTGTTGTAGCTCGTGTACGTCCAGCTGTTAATCAGGTGGAGTGTCATCCGGGTTGGCAGCAAAGTAAGCTCCACACCTTTTGTCAGTCAACCGGTATTCATCTTTC GGCATACTCATCACTAGGTTCACCTGGTACGCCTTGGATGAACAGTAATGTCCTTCAAGAACCGGTCATCACCTTAATAGCGAATAAACTTGGGAAAACTCCTGCACAGGTGGCCCTGTGCTGGAACATTCAGATGGCTCATACTGTACTACCAAAGAGCCTGAATGAGGAAAGGATAAAGCAAAATCTTGATGTTTATGATTGGTCTATTCCAGATGACTTGCTTGCGATATTTACCAAGATTAAGCAG GTAAGGCAGTTCAGAGGTGACTTCACCGTTAATCCACAAAGCGTCTACAAGACCCACGAGGAGCTCTGGGATGGGGAAGTTTAG